One segment of Brassica napus cultivar Da-Ae chromosome C3, Da-Ae, whole genome shotgun sequence DNA contains the following:
- the LOC111204586 gene encoding PXMP2/4 family protein 2 — MLKVWRWYQRCLSVHPVKTQVISSGLLWGFGDVTAQYITHSTAKPPPPLLRVTDTNKDKDADADSEFKLNWKRVAITSMFGLGFVGPVGHFWYEGLDKFIKLKLRYVPKSTRFVAAKVAMDGLIFGPIDLLVFFTYMGYATGKNTSQVKEGLKRDFLPALALEGGAWPLLQIANFRYVPVQYQLLYVNIFCLIDSAFLSWVDQQKDAAWKQWFTTPFLTLKERGGTGGV; from the exons ATGTTGAAGGTGTGGAGATGGTACCAGCGATGCCTGAGCGTTCATCCGGTGAAAACTCAGGTCATAAGCTCGGGCTTGCTTTGGGGATTCGGGGACGTCACCGCTCAATACATCACTCATTCAACTGCtaaacctcctcctcctcttctccgTGTCACC GACACAAATAAAGACAAAGACGCAGACGCAGATTCAGAATTTAAGCTCAACTGGAAGCGAGTAGCCATTACAAGCATGTTTGGACTTGGTTTTGTCGGTCCTGTTGGCCACTTCTG GTACGAAGGCCTTGATAAATTCATAAAACTGAAGCTTCGATACGTACCAAAGTCAACACGTTTTGTGGCAGCCAAAGTTGCAATGGACGGTCTTATCTTCGGCCCCATAGATCTACTCGTGTTCTTCACGTACATGGGATACGCCACGGGCAAGAACACGTCTCAAGTGAAAGAAGGACTCAAGAGAGACTTTCTACCAGCTCTAGCTCTTGAAGGCGGAGCATGGCCGCTTCTTCAGATCGCAAACTTCAGATACGTTCCCGTGCAGTACCAGCTGCTTTACGTCAACATCTTTTGCCTTATAGACAGCGCTTTTCTCTCGTGGGTGGATCAACAGAAGGATGCAGCTTG